From a region of the Nothobranchius furzeri strain GRZ-AD chromosome 12, NfurGRZ-RIMD1, whole genome shotgun sequence genome:
- the cacul1 gene encoding CDK2-associated and cullin domain-containing protein 1: MEAMEEDSLDVKDDHNHNHCRSGGGSKVRPCFSSQSLDRAAPLPACPTGSAAEPCDRRRKLLWPGGSDGAKFLDSDTGSESSESDCTATPANTEGLLSLESTSKFLLNSMAVEDYRKNHWPNLEEAIDRLLIQNSSDHISVSYAQIYGYVYKCVCQQHSELLYSDLTKKITSHLLEVSSRLQASSPHNLIENFNVALTQYTASLECIVPVFIYLNKFYIESKLNRDLKEDLLKLFADHVAEKYLNTLMPLLIKAHSMPFQVQPSTMASVVKGLYSLRPEWAQLAPELFSGFIPQINPPTVESRLPDYADHDRKLQMALSMTGFSRGDQSRKRASEDS, from the exons ATGGAGGCCATGGAGGAAGACAGCTTGGACGTTAAAGACGACCACAATCACAACCACTGTAGGAGCGGTGGCGGCAGTAAAGTCCGACCGTGTTTCAGCAGCCAGTCGTTGGATAGAGCAGCTCCGCTGCCCGCCTGTCCGACGGGGTCTGCCGCAGAACCGTGCGATCGTCGCCGCAAATTGTTGTGGCCCGGTGGTTCCGACGGGGCAAAGTTTCTGGACTCGGATACAGGGAGCGAAAGCAGCGAGTCGGATTGCACGGCCACTCCAGCTAACACCGAGGGGCTGCTGAGCCTCGAATCTACTTCCAAGTTTC TTTTGAACTCGATGGCTGTAGAAGATTACAGGAAGAACCACTGGCCGAACCTGGAGGAGGCAATAGACCGCCTGCTGATCCAGAACTCCTCAGACCACATCTCAGTCTCCTACGCACAGATATACGG TTACGTCTACAAGTGTGTCTGCCAGCAGCACTCGGAGCTGCTCTACAGCGATTTGACAAAAAAGATAACGAGTCACTTGCTCGAGGTTTCTAGTCGGCTTCAG GCCAGCTCACCTCATAACCTAATCGAGAACTTCAACGTTGCCCTAACGCAGTACACAGCTTCTCTTGAGTGTATAGTTCCAGTTTTTATATACTTG AACAAGTTCTACATTGAGTCGAAACTCAACAGGGACCTGAAAGAGGACCTGTTGAAGCTGTTTGCTGACCATGTTGCTGAGAAATATTTAAACACACTGATGC CTCTGTTGATCAAAGCTCATTCCATGCCCTTCCAAGTTCAGCCCTCAACCATGGCCAGCGTGGTCAAAGGTCTCTACAGCCTCCGGCCAG AGTGGGCTCAGCTCGCTCCAGAGCTCTTCTCCGGCTTCATTCCACAAATCAACCCTCCTACCGTGGAGTCCCGACTTCCGGATTATGCCGATCATGACCGGAAGCTTCAAATGGCGCTCTCCATGACCGGATTTTCTCG GGGCGACCAGTCTCGCAAACGGGCCAGTGAAGACTCCTGA